One window of the Eucalyptus grandis isolate ANBG69807.140 chromosome 6, ASM1654582v1, whole genome shotgun sequence genome contains the following:
- the LOC104449700 gene encoding eukaryotic translation initiation factor 3 subunit I: MRPILMKGHERPLTFLKYNREGDLLFSCAKDHTPTVWFADNGERLGTYRGHNGAVWCCDVSRDSMRLITGSADTTAKLWSVQNGTQLFTFNFDSPARSVDFSIGDKLAVITTDPFMELPSAIHVKRIARDPADQASESVLVLRGHQGRIARAVWGPLNKTIISAGEDAVIRIWDSETGKLLRESDKETGHKKAVTSLMKSVDGSHFVTGSQDKSAKLWDIRTLTLIKTYVTERPVNAVTMSPLLDHVVLGGGQDASAVTMTDHRAGKFEAKFFDKILQEEIGGVKGHFGPINALAFNPDGKSFSSGGEDGYVRLHHFDPDYFNIKI, encoded by the exons ATGAGGCCGATCCTGATGAAGGGCCACGAGAGGCCGCTGACGTTCCTCAAGTACAACCGGGAGGGCGACCTCCTCTTCTCCTGCGCCAAGGACCACACCCCAACCGTCTGGTTCGCCGACAACGGCGAGCGCCTCGGCACCTACCGCGGCCACAACGGCGCCGTCTGGTGCTGCGACGTCTCCC GGGATTCGATGAGGCTGATTACCGGAAGCGCGGACACGACGGCGAAGCTGTGGAGCGTGCAGAACGGGACGCAGCTGTTCACGTTCAACTTCGATTCGCCGGCGAGGTCGGTGGATTTCTCCATCGGCGATAAGCTCGCGGTGATCACCACCGATCCTTTCATGGAGCTGCCTTCGGCTATTCACGTTAAGCGCATTGCCAGAGACCCTGCCGACC AGGCTAGTGAGTCTGTCCTCGTCCTTCGGGGCCATCAAGGAAGAATAGCTAGAGCTGTCTGGGGGCCTCTGAACAAGACTATCATAAGTGCTGGAGAGGATGCTGTAATTCGCATTTGGGACTCTGAG ACCGGGAAGCTTCTCAGAGAGTCAGACAAGGAAACTGGCCATAAAAAGGCAGTAACTTCACTTATGAAATCCGTTGATGGTTCCCATTTCGTCACTGGTTCACAAGATAAATCTGCCAAG CTATGGGACATCAGGACGTTGACTCTAATTAAGACATATGTGACAGAGCGCCCTGTTAATGCAGTTACAATGTCTCCGCTTCTTGATCAT GTGGTCCTTGGAGGTGGCCAAGATGCTTCGGCTGTGACCATGACTGATCATCGTGCTGGAAAGTTTGAAGCCAAGTTTTTTGACAAG attcttcaagaagaaattgGAGGTGTGAAGGGACACTTTGGGCCTATTAATGCTTTGGCTTTCAATCCTGATGggaaaag TTTCTCAAGTGGAGGTGAGGATGGTTATGTTAGGTTGCATCACTTTGACCCGGATTACTTCAACATCAAGATTTAG